One Flavobacterium sp. 90 DNA segment encodes these proteins:
- a CDS encoding glycerophosphodiester phosphodiesterase family protein — MYNKYLALILLTTLFCYQAEAQKKGKSLLPQQKLEQLFNPKNKEILVTAHRGDWRNAPENSLLGLKYCIDMGVDIMELDLKRTKDGQLIVMHDRTIDRTTNGKGKPEDYTLEEIQKFKLKNGLGRPTLHQIPTFEEMLLTAKGKILIDVDKGYEYFGEVVALIKKHNMFDQTFINIDDNTNLESVESKYGKVDTEVVLMPIIRYTDSHAQEIVNSYMSHKKTVFQPVFDTDTIKTINDLPMLKNKGYGVWINSLWASLNGGHDDDTAVDESKPDESWGWIIKKGANIIQTDRPKELLEYLKNKKMHP; from the coding sequence ATGTATAATAAATATTTAGCCCTTATTCTTCTAACAACTCTTTTTTGTTATCAGGCAGAGGCTCAAAAAAAGGGAAAGTCGCTTTTGCCACAACAAAAACTAGAGCAATTGTTTAATCCAAAAAATAAAGAAATATTGGTTACTGCACACCGCGGCGATTGGAGAAATGCTCCGGAAAACTCTTTACTAGGATTAAAATATTGCATCGATATGGGTGTTGATATTATGGAATTGGATTTGAAAAGAACCAAAGATGGGCAGTTAATTGTAATGCATGACAGAACCATTGACCGTACGACTAACGGCAAAGGAAAACCGGAAGATTATACTTTGGAAGAAATTCAGAAATTTAAACTTAAAAATGGTTTGGGCAGACCTACTTTACATCAAATTCCAACATTTGAAGAAATGCTTCTTACCGCAAAAGGCAAAATATTGATTGACGTAGACAAGGGTTACGAATATTTTGGCGAGGTCGTAGCGCTCATCAAAAAACATAATATGTTCGATCAGACATTTATCAATATTGATGATAACACCAATTTAGAAAGTGTAGAATCTAAATATGGAAAAGTAGATACCGAAGTAGTATTAATGCCCATTATTCGCTATACAGACAGTCATGCTCAAGAGATTGTAAACAGTTATATGAGTCATAAAAAAACTGTTTTTCAGCCTGTTTTTGACACCGATACAATCAAAACAATTAATGATTTACCAATGCTGAAAAACAAAGGTTATGGTGTTTGGATTAACAGTCTTTGGGCATCTTTAAACGGTGGACATGATGATGATACTGCGGTAGATGAGAGCAAACCTGATGAATCCTGGGGATGGATAATAAAAAAAGGTGCTAACATAATTCAAACTGACAGACCAAAAGAATTACTGGAATATTTAAAAAATAAAAAAATGCATCCATAA
- a CDS encoding MBL fold metallo-hydrolase, with protein sequence MKKLSIALFTFFIYTFAVAQENNDTTNILWKEGYLDIHHINTGRGVCTFFILPDGTTMMVDAGDMDDTYYAGPDSRSWPLTVTPPYPDSSKNSGEWIVDYMKQVYPQVKQIDYALITHFHTDHMGVIRPDSKTALQGGYKLTGITQVGDLVPIKKLIDRSAPNYNFPLDLNKYYTEENSIFLNYQKFIAENKTKGLKAEGLSVGNSDQLVLMKNTKKYPNFRITGVKSSGTIWTGVGNQTQEYILADSIVKKGKFNENPLSLAIKLSYGKFDYFTGGDNTGLQGYGLPKWFDTETPMAKAVGKVEVTTLDHHGNRDGTNENFLSYLQPQVVVEQTWCSDHPGQEVMHRLLSDHIYKGEKNIFATNIQEVTKHTLGYWFTKGYKSMFGHVIVRVLPGGNSFYVLIAETVSGKIQIKKSFGPYNSN encoded by the coding sequence ATGAAAAAGCTATCAATAGCATTGTTCACTTTTTTCATTTACACTTTTGCAGTAGCGCAAGAGAATAATGATACAACCAACATTCTTTGGAAAGAAGGATACCTTGATATTCACCATATCAACACTGGTCGGGGTGTTTGTACCTTTTTTATATTACCGGACGGAACAACCATGATGGTTGATGCCGGAGATATGGACGACACCTATTATGCAGGACCTGATTCCAGAAGTTGGCCCTTGACGGTAACACCTCCCTATCCTGATTCGAGTAAAAATTCAGGCGAATGGATTGTTGATTATATGAAACAGGTTTATCCGCAGGTTAAACAAATTGATTATGCTCTTATTACCCATTTTCACACAGATCACATGGGAGTAATTCGACCAGATAGCAAAACAGCTTTGCAAGGCGGATACAAACTTACGGGAATTACGCAGGTTGGTGATTTGGTTCCCATCAAAAAACTGATTGACCGTAGCGCTCCTAACTACAATTTCCCTCTTGATTTGAATAAATATTATACCGAAGAAAACAGTATTTTCCTTAATTATCAAAAATTCATTGCAGAAAATAAAACAAAAGGTCTGAAAGCAGAAGGTCTTAGTGTAGGAAATTCGGATCAATTGGTGCTTATGAAAAATACAAAAAAATACCCAAATTTTCGCATAACCGGAGTTAAGAGCAGCGGCACCATTTGGACCGGTGTTGGCAATCAAACACAGGAATACATTCTAGCCGATAGCATCGTTAAAAAAGGAAAATTCAACGAAAATCCTTTGAGCCTTGCCATAAAACTTAGTTATGGAAAATTTGATTACTTCACCGGTGGAGATAACACAGGATTGCAAGGTTATGGTTTACCCAAATGGTTTGATACAGAAACTCCAATGGCAAAAGCTGTAGGCAAAGTAGAAGTAACAACCTTAGATCATCATGGTAATCGTGATGGTACCAACGAAAATTTCCTTTCGTATTTGCAACCACAAGTTGTGGTAGAGCAAACCTGGTGTAGCGACCATCCCGGTCAGGAAGTAATGCACAGACTTTTATCCGACCATATTTATAAAGGAGAAAAAAATATTTTTGCGACCAATATTCAAGAAGTTACCAAGCACACCTTAGGATATTGGTTTACCAAAGGATATAAAAGTATGTTTGGACACGTAATTGTTCGGGTTTTACCGGGAGGCAATTCGTTTTATGTTCTTATTGCTGAAACGGTAAGCGGTAAGATTCAAATAAAAAAATCGTTCGGACCTTATAATTCTAATTAA
- a CDS encoding RagB/SusD family nutrient uptake outer membrane protein → MKKIFFAIIGAVSLVSCTSDLDQHPITDKESAKFLTTETEVEEYVVATYASLQANGLYGLYLPAMGEVPSDNTYEEVPANDGAIYGDLEEFKTVPSNGMLADNWKASYVTIQRCNVVLNRIAGVSYKTDAVKNSRIGEMKFIRALIYFNMVQFYGDVPLTTDETKDPNVYFGKGRQPAADVYKQIIQDLTDAISTLPTLTTQQGRVIKTAAQTLLGKVYLVQKDYANAKIQIDAVVNSGAHALFSDPTTLFDLANENASEFIFSVQFGSGINSNTEGSTMAQQFSPSGLISGAKGHSLPTKELYGKYVAGDKRKDNYVKLSSAGTPYNNKLKKPVSPTPPADGGSNTVVLRYADVLLMQAEIENELGNTLTTAKPALDKVRNRAGLAPSTALTQADLRDAIELERRLELIGEGYRWLDLLRTGKAISTMNAWFISQNKPTTVTPQFLLMPIPQNQRDADPTITQNKDYQ, encoded by the coding sequence ATGAAAAAAATATTTTTTGCAATAATTGGTGCTGTCTCTCTTGTTTCCTGCACCAGTGACCTGGATCAGCATCCTATAACTGATAAAGAGTCGGCTAAGTTTTTGACTACCGAAACCGAAGTAGAAGAATATGTAGTAGCAACCTATGCCTCATTACAAGCAAATGGATTGTATGGCTTGTATTTGCCAGCCATGGGCGAAGTGCCTTCTGATAATACTTATGAAGAAGTACCGGCAAATGACGGTGCAATTTACGGAGATTTAGAAGAATTTAAAACCGTTCCTTCAAATGGAATGCTTGCCGATAACTGGAAAGCCAGCTATGTTACCATACAACGCTGTAATGTAGTATTGAACAGAATAGCCGGAGTATCCTACAAAACAGATGCTGTAAAAAACTCCAGAATTGGAGAGATGAAGTTCATAAGAGCCTTAATTTACTTTAATATGGTACAGTTTTATGGTGATGTACCTTTGACAACTGACGAGACCAAAGATCCAAATGTATATTTTGGTAAAGGTCGCCAACCGGCAGCCGATGTCTATAAGCAAATAATCCAAGATCTTACAGATGCGATTTCGACTTTGCCTACATTGACAACACAACAGGGACGTGTAATAAAAACTGCGGCTCAGACTTTGTTGGGCAAGGTTTATCTTGTACAAAAAGATTATGCTAACGCAAAAATCCAAATTGATGCTGTTGTAAATTCTGGTGCGCACGCCCTATTTAGCGATCCAACTACACTTTTTGATTTGGCAAATGAAAATGCAAGTGAATTCATTTTTTCAGTGCAGTTTGGTTCAGGTATAAACAGTAATACTGAGGGAAGCACTATGGCTCAACAGTTTTCGCCATCAGGCCTAATAAGTGGTGCCAAAGGACATAGCTTGCCTACCAAAGAATTATACGGCAAATACGTTGCCGGAGATAAAAGAAAAGATAACTATGTTAAGCTTTCTTCTGCTGGTACTCCGTACAATAATAAACTGAAAAAACCCGTATCACCAACACCTCCTGCTGATGGCGGAAGTAATACAGTGGTACTTCGCTATGCTGACGTGTTATTGATGCAAGCCGAAATTGAAAACGAATTAGGTAATACGCTTACAACGGCAAAACCAGCATTAGACAAAGTGAGAAACAGAGCCGGACTCGCTCCTTCAACTGCCCTTACACAAGCTGATTTACGTGATGCCATTGAACTGGAAAGGCGTTTAGAATTGATAGGAGAAGGTTATCGTTGGTTAGATTTACTAAGAACCGGAAAAGCAATAAGTACGATGAACGCCTGGTTTATTTCCCAAAACAAACCTACGACCGTGACTCCTCAATTCCTTTTAATGCCTATACCGCAAAATCAAAGAGATGCTGATCCTACCATAACACAAAATAAGGATTATCAATAG
- a CDS encoding TonB-dependent receptor produces MNLLFMPKKRKWPLLTCLLLFVVTQAIAQTQNPIVSGTVISENGESLPGVTVQIENNDHKIVDSSITDEKGLFTTSALKLGEIYNFSFSSVGYQSTQINSFTVKAGTNTLLARLKDGNEKLNEVVVVGYGTQQKRFVTGSVTKVSAEQLSNYSGSNFAQQLSGKAAGIQINEASGQPGSNPQILIRGIGTLTAGRSPLVVVDGFPLTEGTSFNYINPNDIESLEVLKDPASASIYGSRAANGVILITTKKSKADIFNVTIDAYSGFQQRSDKVEYVNAHDAAIFFTEARDQGYISKDPANRSITDDRATRVAKGASLRELRLNYLDPYLNNQTGLTDTNWSNEIFRTAPISNINVALSGGNGKTSYYTSFNAFNQEGLVVENGLKRYSASIKLNNKISDRAEFGISLNPSYTTQRYYDANGSFDEPIGAIAVMYPFFKPYNDDGTLAISQQIKANQPEDGALVENPIAYLNMVKNNRTFFKLYGNAFINYAIIKGLKYKFTLGGDFSQSMFDFYNPSNLGAYRTPAPKPAITSETDGSLTNYLLEHTLTYSKKIDKHDFTLLTGYSYQKENSFSTIITGANIADDNIDNIAGASSFTVNPNRYRWVQISYFSRLQYIFADKYIASFSYRMDGSSRFGADNRWGKFPSVTAGWIFSKEGFFPEQDVVSFGKLRATWGRSGNNQIGSYGSLGIVTGGNAANNYIWGNTPASGFSASTTPNLNLSWETNTSYNLGLDLQLFKKIDITAEYYNATTSNLLLDVPVPQQSGFSSSLQNIGKVLNKGLDFSISASDINLGQVKWNPAANISFNKNEVLALAPGQTQIIAGDIGSIITKVGGPIAEFYGYQVMGVYKTQEQFNDPKTPKLPGTQMGDYIVKDVNGDGIIDTKDWTPMGTYSPKFTYGFSNTFAYKNFSLSFSLTGVEGRKVYESNLASRGEAGEGFALPTKYYFENRYHPIDNPNGIFAQPNLGNFSAARRATKASNLYILDADYLRLRDIQLAYTLPSSVVKRAKIANMKIYVGGNNLFTITKYRGTNPEGTTGSALTNGQATSNYPVARTFIFGTNISL; encoded by the coding sequence ATGAATCTATTATTTATGCCAAAAAAAAGAAAATGGCCTTTACTTACCTGCCTATTACTGTTTGTTGTCACTCAGGCCATTGCACAAACGCAAAACCCAATTGTATCGGGTACAGTAATATCCGAAAATGGCGAGTCTCTTCCGGGAGTAACCGTACAAATTGAAAACAATGATCATAAAATAGTAGACTCAAGTATTACTGATGAAAAAGGTTTATTTACAACTTCTGCACTAAAATTAGGAGAAATCTATAACTTCTCTTTTTCCTCTGTAGGATATCAATCTACTCAAATAAATTCATTTACAGTAAAAGCAGGTACTAACACACTTTTGGCAAGGCTAAAAGATGGCAACGAGAAATTAAACGAAGTAGTCGTGGTTGGTTATGGTACCCAGCAAAAGCGTTTTGTTACAGGTTCTGTGACCAAAGTGAGTGCGGAGCAATTATCTAATTATAGCGGAAGCAACTTTGCTCAGCAATTGAGCGGTAAAGCTGCCGGTATTCAAATTAACGAAGCTTCCGGGCAACCGGGTTCAAATCCTCAAATCCTCATTAGAGGTATTGGTACGCTGACTGCAGGACGCAGCCCTTTGGTTGTAGTAGATGGTTTTCCTCTAACGGAAGGAACTTCTTTCAATTACATTAATCCAAATGACATAGAAAGCCTTGAAGTATTGAAAGATCCTGCATCTGCATCTATTTACGGTTCCAGAGCGGCAAATGGCGTAATTCTTATCACCACCAAAAAAAGTAAGGCCGACATATTTAATGTAACTATAGATGCTTACAGCGGATTTCAACAACGATCAGATAAAGTAGAATATGTTAATGCGCATGATGCCGCTATTTTTTTTACTGAAGCAAGAGATCAGGGCTATATATCAAAAGATCCAGCGAACAGAAGTATAACCGATGACCGTGCGACCAGAGTTGCAAAAGGAGCTTCGCTTAGAGAATTACGTCTAAATTATCTGGATCCTTACTTAAACAACCAAACCGGCCTAACAGATACAAACTGGTCGAATGAAATATTCCGTACAGCACCTATAAGTAATATAAATGTGGCTTTGAGCGGCGGCAACGGAAAAACATCTTACTATACCTCTTTCAATGCCTTTAATCAGGAAGGTTTAGTGGTCGAAAACGGACTAAAACGTTACAGTGCCAGTATAAAACTGAACAATAAAATATCTGATAGGGCTGAATTTGGCATAAGCCTTAATCCTTCTTATACAACACAACGGTATTATGATGCCAATGGTAGTTTTGACGAACCAATTGGTGCAATAGCAGTAATGTATCCTTTCTTCAAACCGTATAATGATGACGGTACTTTGGCTATTAGTCAACAAATAAAAGCCAATCAGCCCGAAGATGGTGCCTTAGTAGAAAATCCGATTGCTTATCTTAATATGGTAAAAAACAACCGTACTTTCTTCAAACTTTATGGAAATGCTTTTATCAACTATGCTATAATAAAAGGCTTAAAATATAAATTTACTTTAGGCGGAGATTTTTCACAAAGTATGTTTGATTTTTATAACCCGTCTAATCTGGGAGCTTATCGCACACCTGCACCTAAGCCGGCAATTACCTCAGAGACTGACGGATCATTAACGAATTACTTATTGGAACATACCTTAACCTATTCTAAAAAAATTGACAAGCACGATTTTACACTCTTGACAGGCTACAGTTACCAGAAAGAAAATTCATTCTCAACGATCATAACCGGAGCTAATATTGCCGATGATAATATAGATAACATTGCCGGGGCCAGTTCTTTTACTGTAAATCCTAACAGATACAGATGGGTGCAAATCTCTTATTTTTCAAGATTGCAATATATTTTTGCAGATAAGTATATTGCCTCGTTCTCTTATAGAATGGATGGTTCTTCCAGATTTGGAGCTGATAACAGATGGGGAAAATTCCCTTCGGTAACAGCTGGTTGGATTTTTAGTAAAGAAGGATTTTTCCCTGAGCAAGATGTTGTTAGTTTCGGAAAATTGAGAGCGACCTGGGGACGTTCAGGCAACAATCAAATTGGTTCTTATGGCTCATTGGGTATTGTAACAGGTGGTAATGCTGCCAACAATTATATATGGGGCAATACGCCTGCTTCGGGTTTTAGTGCTTCAACAACACCAAATCTAAACCTTTCGTGGGAAACCAATACGTCTTATAATCTAGGTCTGGATTTGCAATTGTTTAAAAAAATTGACATTACTGCCGAATATTATAATGCCACTACTTCTAATTTATTGCTGGATGTGCCTGTCCCGCAACAATCGGGCTTTAGTAGCTCCTTACAAAATATTGGAAAAGTTCTAAATAAAGGTCTGGACTTTAGTATCTCTGCCAGTGATATCAATTTAGGTCAGGTAAAATGGAATCCTGCTGCGAATATTTCTTTCAATAAAAATGAAGTATTGGCTTTGGCTCCAGGTCAGACACAAATAATTGCTGGTGATATAGGTAGTATTATTACAAAAGTGGGCGGTCCTATAGCCGAGTTTTACGGTTATCAGGTTATGGGTGTGTATAAAACACAAGAGCAGTTTAATGATCCAAAGACACCCAAATTACCAGGTACGCAAATGGGAGATTATATTGTAAAAGATGTAAATGGAGATGGCATAATTGACACCAAAGACTGGACACCAATGGGGACTTATTCTCCAAAATTCACTTATGGATTCTCCAATACTTTTGCTTACAAAAACTTTTCATTATCCTTTTCATTAACAGGTGTTGAGGGCCGTAAAGTGTATGAATCAAATTTAGCTTCAAGAGGAGAAGCCGGAGAAGGATTTGCTCTGCCAACAAAATATTATTTTGAAAACAGATACCATCCTATTGATAATCCGAATGGAATTTTTGCTCAACCCAACTTAGGAAATTTTTCGGCAGCCCGAAGAGCTACAAAAGCATCTAATTTGTATATCCTTGATGCCGATTATTTGAGGCTTCGTGATATACAACTTGCCTATACACTTCCTTCATCTGTAGTAAAAAGAGCCAAAATAGCAAACATGAAAATTTATGTGGGCGGAAACAATTTGTTCACCATTACAAAATACAGAGGAACGAATCCAGAAGGAACTACAGGCTCTGCCTTAACAAACGGGCAAGCTACATCCAATTATCCCGTAGCCAGGACGTTTATTTTTGGTACCAATATTTCTCTTTAA
- a CDS encoding FecR family protein, whose product MGKIQSLIEKLWKGTISSEEITILENALKNVNDEESNQVKNHFRKLYEQDTDPLQNNKNKAILLERILKSIDEMEMRQPKRLTFGSRYIWWAAAAIVGICTLFLFQINYHSLNTPDNKIAQVIQKFKIIQNKQHHSINVGLPDGSAIVLFPKSAISYNQEFNKKDRIINLKGKAIFKVAKNKARPFSVFSQGFATTALGTQFLVTSTKENQIEVKLFEGHVRVRDTHSKGKNIPDIYLKPGQLVTLNKLSAKYEISTFRLNENTLPTMAKIISKNQIVTNNRSLNFNNTPLNMVLQKLSERYKTTIDYDKETVEGLYFTGRVEQTDKLNTVLSIIVNMNELKLKEEQGKLIITK is encoded by the coding sequence ATGGGTAAAATTCAATCACTTATTGAAAAATTGTGGAAAGGGACTATAAGTTCCGAAGAAATCACAATATTGGAAAATGCTTTAAAAAATGTAAACGACGAAGAAAGTAATCAAGTCAAAAATCATTTTAGAAAATTATACGAGCAGGACACTGACCCTCTTCAAAACAATAAAAACAAGGCAATACTTTTAGAGCGCATTTTGAAATCTATTGACGAGATGGAAATGCGTCAACCAAAACGATTGACTTTTGGTTCAAGATATATCTGGTGGGCCGCAGCAGCTATAGTTGGTATTTGTACTTTATTTCTTTTTCAAATAAATTATCACTCCCTGAATACACCAGATAACAAAATTGCGCAAGTAATTCAAAAATTCAAAATAATTCAAAATAAGCAACATCATAGCATAAATGTTGGTTTGCCTGATGGATCTGCAATTGTTTTATTTCCTAAAAGTGCGATTTCTTACAATCAGGAATTTAATAAAAAAGACAGGATAATCAACCTCAAAGGAAAAGCAATATTTAAAGTTGCCAAAAATAAGGCAAGACCTTTCAGCGTATTTTCTCAGGGATTTGCTACCACCGCACTGGGCACACAATTCTTAGTAACCAGCACTAAGGAGAATCAAATTGAGGTAAAACTTTTTGAAGGACACGTAAGAGTGCGAGATACACATAGCAAGGGGAAAAACATTCCGGATATCTATCTAAAACCCGGACAATTGGTGACTTTGAATAAGCTAAGTGCCAAATACGAAATAAGCACATTTAGATTAAACGAAAATACGCTGCCAACTATGGCTAAAATTATTTCTAAGAATCAAATAGTGACAAACAATCGCTCTCTTAATTTCAATAATACACCACTTAATATGGTACTACAGAAACTAAGTGAAAGATACAAAACGACTATAGACTACGACAAGGAAACTGTTGAAGGACTTTATTTTACAGGAAGAGTTGAACAAACAGATAAGCTCAACACTGTATTATCCATCATAGTAAATATGAATGAATTAAAATTAAAAGAAGAGCAAGGAAAACTCATTATAACAAAGTAG
- a CDS encoding sigma-70 family RNA polymerase sigma factor, with protein MSLNKLNDEIIISFANGNKDAFVAVYNQYQQIVFNNIARLIPHTDVVEDVLQEVFLKLWENKHKFDDEHAVASWLFSVSYNQSISHIRKLIKERKYLESMKADVNFEYDPESEVEIENIKENILAEAINQLPLRKKQAFELCKLQGKTYAEAAEIMNISSETVKEHITLALKFVHTYTVNTYKKESAISLFIIGLYFHM; from the coding sequence ATGTCTTTAAATAAGCTAAATGATGAGATTATTATTTCTTTTGCCAACGGTAATAAAGATGCTTTTGTAGCTGTTTATAATCAATATCAACAAATCGTATTTAACAATATCGCACGGCTTATCCCACACACCGATGTTGTTGAAGATGTATTGCAGGAAGTTTTTTTGAAACTTTGGGAAAACAAACACAAATTTGACGATGAGCACGCAGTAGCTTCATGGTTGTTCTCTGTTAGTTACAATCAGTCTATTTCTCATATCAGAAAATTGATTAAAGAAAGAAAGTATCTGGAATCCATGAAAGCAGATGTCAATTTTGAATATGATCCTGAAAGTGAAGTCGAAATAGAGAACATCAAAGAAAATATTTTAGCGGAAGCTATTAATCAGTTACCGTTGCGCAAAAAACAAGCCTTTGAACTTTGTAAACTACAAGGAAAAACCTATGCAGAGGCTGCCGAAATTATGAACATATCTTCAGAAACGGTAAAAGAGCATATTACCCTTGCTCTAAAATTTGTGCATACCTACACCGTAAATACCTACAAAAAAGAATCGGCGATATCTTTATTTATCATCGGTTTATACTTCCATATGTAG
- a CDS encoding alkaline phosphatase D family protein, with product MENNNDLGRRKFLRNSLLVAGGVFIAPLIESCSNDDKTDNSSAPDGMKNEGFETGVASFDPTETGVIIWTRYSTGLDAEITWELSKDAAFSEVTRKGQAGASSTNDFTIAVDIQNISSNTKYYYRFYNAKTKQVTVTGETRTLPSKTDSVNDVKMAVVSCSNFPAGLFNVYGAIASSDADVVVHLGDYIYEYAPGQYGTNPFTNALGREHKPAREILSLSDYRERYRQYRGDKNLQLLHQKKPFICVWDDHEFANDTYKSGAENHQPSEGDFQMRKMAAFQAYSEYIPLKTGKDLRIYRSFNFGTILSLYMMDTRVIARDKQMSYADYIDNGGNFDQTKFRTDLLSPSRKLIGSEQMTWLGSQINADTAKWKVLGQQILMTKMLIPAELLLLLNQILAEVDQLGSAQPATMQALVNAISELVVIKMRHKQSDPSLTAQEIARVTTTLPYNLDAWDGYFAEREQLYAILSGKNVVVLAGDTHNAWMGKLTDMQGNHLGTEIACSSVSSPGLEAYLGITSDPKKAIELAQAFTVLIDDLEYANLYKRGYTYLKFTSSGSEAEWRFVDNVTTETINTITEKKYTIA from the coding sequence ATGGAAAATAACAATGATTTAGGGAGAAGAAAGTTTCTTAGAAATTCTTTATTGGTTGCTGGAGGAGTTTTCATCGCTCCACTTATAGAAAGCTGTAGTAACGATGATAAAACAGATAATAGTAGCGCTCCAGATGGAATGAAAAATGAAGGGTTTGAGACAGGAGTAGCCAGTTTTGATCCTACTGAAACCGGAGTAATTATCTGGACAAGATATTCAACAGGTTTAGATGCTGAAATTACCTGGGAGTTAAGCAAGGATGCCGCCTTTTCTGAAGTAACAAGAAAGGGGCAGGCCGGAGCATCTTCGACGAATGATTTTACAATAGCGGTAGATATTCAGAACATTTCTTCCAATACAAAATATTATTATAGATTTTATAATGCCAAAACCAAACAAGTAACTGTTACCGGAGAAACTCGTACGCTGCCTTCTAAAACAGATAGTGTAAATGATGTAAAAATGGCTGTTGTTTCCTGTTCTAATTTTCCGGCAGGACTTTTCAATGTATATGGAGCGATTGCTTCTTCAGATGCCGATGTAGTGGTTCATCTTGGGGATTATATTTACGAATATGCACCGGGACAGTACGGAACAAATCCTTTTACCAATGCATTGGGCAGAGAACATAAACCAGCCAGAGAAATTTTAAGTCTCAGCGATTACAGAGAGCGTTACAGACAATATAGAGGAGATAAAAATCTTCAGCTTCTTCATCAGAAAAAGCCTTTTATATGTGTTTGGGATGACCATGAGTTTGCTAATGACACCTATAAATCCGGTGCCGAAAACCATCAGCCATCCGAAGGAGATTTTCAAATGAGAAAAATGGCTGCTTTTCAAGCTTATAGCGAATATATTCCCCTTAAAACAGGAAAAGATCTTAGAATTTACAGAAGTTTTAATTTCGGTACTATTCTTTCACTTTATATGATGGATACCAGAGTTATAGCAAGAGATAAGCAGATGAGTTATGCTGATTATATTGATAATGGTGGAAATTTTGACCAGACAAAATTTAGAACAGATCTTTTAAGCCCAAGCAGAAAATTAATAGGAAGCGAACAAATGACATGGTTAGGATCACAGATCAATGCAGATACTGCTAAATGGAAAGTATTAGGTCAGCAGATTCTGATGACAAAAATGCTGATTCCTGCAGAGCTACTGCTGCTTTTGAACCAAATTTTAGCAGAAGTAGACCAATTAGGAAGTGCACAGCCAGCGACCATGCAGGCTCTTGTTAATGCAATATCAGAACTTGTCGTTATTAAAATGAGACATAAACAAAGTGATCCTTCTTTGACTGCTCAGGAAATTGCGAGAGTTACCACAACTTTGCCATACAATCTGGATGCCTGGGATGGTTATTTTGCAGAAAGAGAACAATTGTATGCGATACTTTCTGGAAAAAATGTTGTGGTTTTAGCCGGAGACACTCATAATGCATGGATGGGGAAACTTACCGATATGCAGGGAAATCATCTAGGAACTGAAATAGCGTGCAGTTCTGTTTCTTCGCCAGGACTGGAAGCTTATCTTGGAATTACATCCGATCCTAAAAAGGCGATAGAATTAGCACAAGCATTTACAGTACTGATTGATGATTTAGAATATGCAAATTTGTATAAACGAGGATATACATATCTTAAATTTACATCATCTGGTTCTGAAGCTGAATGGCGATTTGTAGATAATGTAACAACTGAGACGATCAATACTATTACAGAAAAGAAATATACGATAGCATAA